The sequence below is a genomic window from Anaerocolumna chitinilytica.
GTATACCATACAGGTGTCATACCGGCCCGATAAGCACCTTCTATATCACAAACCGGATTATCTCCGCAGAACCACACCTTATCCGGAGAAAGTTTTGCTTTCGCTAATGCCATTTCAAATATTCTTGGGTGGGGCTTTCGAAACATATAGTCACTGGAAGCTATAATAAATTCAAAGTGATGCTCTGGCAGCAGTTCCTCCAGTCTCCTTGAAAGAGATTTGCTGGTATTCATCATATTGCTTACAACCGCGGTTCGTATACCACTATCCTGAAGAAAGGAAAGCAGCTTCCCAATGTTCTTCGTCGGGTGTCCTGGCGCGGCATTATTCCAGAACATCCATTCCAGATAATCAGCGCTCTCATTAAATTCAACTTCAAAATATTCGTATAAATAACGGTTGAATGCTTGGTGGGTTACATCCAGAGGTTTGTGATTCCGATCCTTCCCCAACATGGCATCTCCCAGGTCTTTTCCCAAAGAATCTGCCAATTCCTGAACTTGCCGTGGGGTCACTTTATATGGATTTCTCACTGCTATCTCTAAAAGTGCCTGGTTCCCTCTTTCAGGATTAAATTTATCTTCTGTAATTAAAGTCTCTCCATAATCAAAAAGAATCATCTCAGGCTTTTTCTCCATTCAGAAACTCCTTTCATCCGTATAAACTGCGGTCTCAGCATACCAATGTATGCATACATTGGTATGCATGCATTGGTGTTATTCACTGAATTCTTAAAGTCCTAGAGGAAACCTTTGTCTATGGCATATTCCAACAGTTTTGGCTGTATCAGAGGATAGGTCCAGCTCTCCGGCAATTCCTCCGTGATTATAATCTCCTCTATTTCACTGTGGAGTTCTTTCTCAAACTCCTCAATCTCCGCATAGTAAAACATACCAAAGGATTCCTCTTCTCCCTCACGAACTACAGAATATACTCCGATAGGCTGAATGTTAAAAATCAGTGCACCGGTCTCTTCGTATAATTCCCGTTTAGCCGTATTAAGGATAGCTTCACCCTCTTCCCTGTGTCCCCCTGGGAATTCATAGGTATTACGTTCCCTGTGCCTGCAAAAAACCCATTTGCCTTGTGTTTTTGCCAGAATTACTGCAAATCCCAATTTTTCGTCCTGGATTGTTTCATAGAATTTAACCTCCAGCATTATGTACCCCTTTCTTTCACATGCTAATACTTCCAATTATAACACATCCAATTTTTTCTGCAAACTTTCCTTCCAAATTCCTAAGGCTACTAATAGTCAGGATAAAAAGAAAATCCCTGAAAACAAATCTCTCCGTTTTCAGGGATTTAAAATGATACTTTATTCCTTAAAGAACTCATTCCCTTTATGTCTTATACAGATATAACATTTTACCCCGGCATTACTATTCAAAATACTTTCTTAGGGGAAGGGCGTCATTAAACTGAAGGTGCTTATCCAAAATATTACCGAATATGCTTATTAGCTTTCCAAAGGTAAGGGCACAGATAATCGTACCGATATTTACACCTACAAACTTCATAAAACCAAAGAATAAGAAAGATAACAGGATACTGATAAGACAGCTTGTTATATCATAACCTGTTTTAAACTTTGTTATGGAGATCTTCATTTTCTTCGAAACCTCTTTTACAAAGAGTTCATAGACCTCCGGTGCCACATAAGTACGAAAAATAAATGCAATGCCGTTGGCGCATAAGGAAACTCCAAAAACAAAGCAAGCCACTCTGCCAATCAGTGAAGCAACAGCAAAATTCTTTAAAATCCCCATACAAAGATCCAGCAGAAAACCGTAATAGAGAGCGGTAACAAAGGAGAATAAATAATATATCCTGAACTTACGCAGTATCAGAATCAACAGACATAGTAGAAGTGCCTGCATGATGTATTCTGCAATACCAAAGGTAATAAAACTATAGCTTAAAGAAAGCTTACGGTATATTAAATAGGCCGGAGCAACTACCATTGACATTCCAAAGTCGGCTTTCACCATAAAAACTGTTCCCAGTGCCAATCCGAAAATTCC
It includes:
- a CDS encoding DUF6198 family protein — encoded protein: MKRIFYTEIAYLLGIFGLALGTVFMVKADFGMSMVVAPAYLIYRKLSLSYSFITFGIAEYIMQALLLCLLILILRKFRIYYLFSFVTALYYGFLLDLCMGILKNFAVASLIGRVACFVFGVSLCANGIAFIFRTYVAPEVYELFVKEVSKKMKISITKFKTGYDITSCLISILLSFLFFGFMKFVGVNIGTIICALTFGKLISIFGNILDKHLQFNDALPLRKYFE
- a CDS encoding NUDIX hydrolase; the encoded protein is MLEVKFYETIQDEKLGFAVILAKTQGKWVFCRHRERNTYEFPGGHREEGEAILNTAKRELYEETGALIFNIQPIGVYSVVREGEEESFGMFYYAEIEEFEKELHSEIEEIIITEELPESWTYPLIQPKLLEYAIDKGFL
- a CDS encoding HAD family hydrolase produces the protein MEKKPEMILFDYGETLITEDKFNPERGNQALLEIAVRNPYKVTPRQVQELADSLGKDLGDAMLGKDRNHKPLDVTHQAFNRYLYEYFEVEFNESADYLEWMFWNNAAPGHPTKNIGKLLSFLQDSGIRTAVVSNMMNTSKSLSRRLEELLPEHHFEFIIASSDYMFRKPHPRIFEMALAKAKLSPDKVWFCGDNPVCDIEGAYRAGMTPVWYTAYLKDKSEVPAVTYLPAVDWEDVIAMITQS